Proteins from a genomic interval of Tenacibaculum sp. SZ-18:
- the mog gene encoding molybdopterin adenylyltransferase codes for MKAKIGIVTVSDRASAGVYEDLSGKAIINTLNDYLISDWTEVYKIIPDEQDLIEKTIINMVDHENCCLVITTGGTGPAKRDVTPEATEAVCDRMMPGFGELMRAESLKFVPTAILSRQTAGLRNNSLVLNLPGKPKSIRECLDAVFPAIPYCIDLMNGPYLDCNQKVIQPFRPKKK; via the coding sequence ATGAAAGCCAAAATTGGAATCGTAACAGTGAGCGATAGAGCTAGTGCTGGTGTTTATGAAGATTTAAGTGGAAAAGCAATTATCAACACATTGAATGATTATTTAATATCTGACTGGACAGAAGTTTATAAAATTATACCAGATGAGCAAGACTTGATTGAAAAAACAATTATTAATATGGTTGACCACGAGAACTGTTGTTTGGTAATTACAACAGGTGGAACTGGTCCAGCAAAACGCGATGTAACTCCAGAAGCGACAGAAGCTGTATGTGATAGAATGATGCCTGGATTTGGTGAACTTATGAGAGCGGAATCATTAAAATTTGTTCCTACAGCAATTCTATCGAGACAAACCGCTGGTTTAAGAAATAATAGTTTGGTGTTAAACTTACCAGGTAAACCAAAATCTATTCGAGAATGTTTAGATGCTGTTTTCCCAGCCATTCCGTATTGTATTGATTTAATGAATGGTCCTTATTTAGATTGTAATCAAAAAGTAATACAACCTTTTAGACCAAAAAAAAAGTAA
- a CDS encoding glycoside hydrolase family 53 protein: MNKFLFPIVLLLTLWSCSKENGTSTVLENPTSTFVSAVDISSFPEIQAFSPKFYNGDGTQEEFLSILKKSGVNTIRLRLWVQPENNHSGFEEVRQFTSELKNKGFKIWLTLHYSDTWADPSQQEIPNEWKNQDISELQKSVYEYTKKVVLEIQPDYIQIGNEINTGILHPSGNIEDNTQNFIDLIKQGVAAVRNHSSDCKIILHFAGIENSTWFFNQVKTIDYDIIGLSYYPKWHGKSLSNLKSKMQELSNSYNKEILIAETAYPFTLDWNDWTNNIVGLEEHLILPDYPATPNGQQKFVGDLKQLIKEVEMGIGFCYWGGELIAWKGEQGTEASPWENQALFDFNNQALPVLLEFQIE, from the coding sequence ATGAATAAATTTCTTTTTCCAATCGTACTTCTTTTAACACTATGGTCTTGTTCTAAAGAGAATGGAACAAGTACAGTCTTGGAAAATCCTACATCAACGTTTGTAAGCGCTGTTGATATTTCCAGTTTTCCTGAAATACAAGCTTTCTCTCCGAAATTTTACAACGGTGACGGAACTCAAGAAGAATTTTTATCAATACTAAAAAAAAGTGGTGTTAATACAATACGGTTACGATTATGGGTACAACCAGAAAACAACCATTCTGGCTTTGAAGAAGTGAGACAATTTACATCTGAACTTAAAAATAAGGGATTTAAAATTTGGTTAACCTTACATTATTCAGATACTTGGGCAGATCCCTCTCAACAAGAAATCCCAAATGAATGGAAGAATCAAGATATTTCTGAGCTGCAGAAAAGCGTTTATGAATATACTAAAAAAGTTGTTTTAGAAATACAACCAGATTATATTCAAATAGGTAATGAAATTAACACTGGAATACTTCATCCAAGCGGTAATATTGAAGATAACACACAAAATTTTATTGATTTAATTAAACAAGGAGTTGCTGCCGTGCGAAATCATTCGTCAGACTGTAAAATTATACTTCATTTTGCAGGAATAGAAAATTCAACTTGGTTCTTTAATCAAGTAAAAACAATCGATTATGATATTATTGGTTTATCATATTATCCTAAATGGCATGGCAAATCTTTGAGTAATCTTAAATCTAAAATGCAAGAACTAAGTAATTCTTACAATAAAGAAATACTAATTGCTGAAACTGCGTATCCTTTTACTTTAGATTGGAACGACTGGACAAACAATATTGTAGGATTAGAAGAACATCTTATTTTACCTGATTATCCAGCAACCCCAAACGGACAACAGAAATTTGTTGGAGATTTGAAACAATTAATTAAAGAAGTTGAAATGGGAATTGGCTTTTGCTATTGGGGAGGTGAGCTTATTGCTTGGAAAGGTGAACAAGGAACTGAAGCATCTCCTTGGGAAAATCAAGCTTTATTTGATTTTAACAACCAAGCTTTACCTGTCCTCCTAGAATTTCAAATTGAATAA